Within the Streptomyces sp. NBC_00353 genome, the region ACGGCACGCCTGCCGCGTCGAGCCGCCGCATCTGCTCGGCGACCGCACTGAAGACGGACGGGTCGCCGGAGTGCAGCCTGGCGACGTCGTGCCCGTCCTCGTGGGCGCGTACCAGCTCGTCGGTGATCTCGTCGAGGTTGAGCTGCGCGGTGTCGACGAGAAGGGCGTCCGGCGGGCACTCGGCGAGCAGTTCGCGGGGGACCAGGCTGCCCGCGTACAGACAGACCTGGCAGGCGGCGAGCGTCCGGGCACCGCGCACCGTGATCAGGTCGGCGGCGCCGGGCCCGGCGCCGATGAAGTACACGGTCATCTGCTCTCTCCTGATGAGGACGGTGAGGACGGTATCGGGGAGGTGCCGACGGGCTTGCACACGGACCACTGGGTGACCGGCATGGCCTGCCGCCAGCCGGTGAAGCCGCCGACCGGCACGGCGTGCGCCACCGCGAGCCGCACCAGCTCGCCGCCGTGGCGCCGGTACCGCTCGGCGAGCAGCGCCTCGGACTCCAGCGTGACGGTGTTGGCGACCAGCCGTCCGCCGGGTGGCAGTGCGTCCCAGCAGGCGTCGAGCAGCCCCGGTGCGGTCAGCCCACCGCCGATGAACACGGCGTCCGGCACCGGCAGTCCGGCGAGCGCCTCCGGGGCCCGGCCGGTGACCACGCGCAGCGCGGGGACGCCGAGCCGGTCCGCGTTACGGGCGATGCGGCCGGCCCGTACCGGGTCGCGCTCGACGGTGACGGCACGGCAGGACGGGTGCGTACGCATCCACTCGACGGCGATCGATCCGGAACCGCCGCCGATGTCCCACAGCAGCTCGCCGGGCGCCGGGGCCAGTGCCCCGAGGGTGGCGGCGCGGACATGACGCTTGGTGAGTTGTCCGTCGTGCTCGTACGCGCCGTCCGGCAGCCCGGGTACGGCGCCGAGCCGCAGTGCGTCCGGGTCCCGACGGCACTCGACCGCAATGACGTTGAGCGGATCGCCCGCCGGATGCGCCCACCCGTCGGCCGTCCCCGTGACACAGTCCTCGGCCTCGCCGCCCAGCTGTTCCAGCACCCGCATAGGGCTGGGCCCGAAGCCGCGTTCGCGGAGCAGCACGGCCACTTCGCCGGGGGTTCCGGCGCCCGCGCTCAGCACCAGCAGCCGCCGGCCCTCGTGCAGGGCGGCGGCCAGCCGGGCGGTGGGTCTGCCCACCAGCGTGACGACCTCGGTGTCCTCCAGCGGCCAGCCGAGCCGGGCACAGGCGTAGGAGACGGACGACGGATGCGGAAGGACGCGGAGGTTCGCGGCACCCAACTCCTCGCAGAGCGCGCGCCCGATGCCGTAGAACATGGGGTCGCCACTGGCCAGCACGGCGACCCGAAGCCCCCGATGCGCGGCAAGGAGACCGGCCACGGCGGGCCGCAGCGGAGAAGGCCAGGGCACACGGCGCCCCGTACAGACCGGCGGCAGCAGGTCCAGCTGGCGCGCACCGCCGATCACCGCCTGCGCATCGAGCAGCACCGCGCGCGAGCTCTCCGGCAGCCCCGCCCACCCGTCGGCGCCGATCCCCACCACGGTCGGCGCAGGTGGCGGGGGTATTGCGGGCTCTGCGGGGATCACGGCCGGTACCTCGGTGTTCGGGGGCTGACGCAGCCGAAACTCTACTGTTCGCGCTGACCGGCGAGATCGTTCCGGCCGGGTGAGCATCGCCATACGTACGCCGGAACGCCCTCTGCCGGACGGGGCTTCTCCCCGGGCCGTAGGACAGCGGAACGCCCCCGCCCGGCGCGTCGGCCGGGCAGGGGCGTTCGGAGTCGAAGCCCGGGTCAGAATTCGAAGACGGGTCCCGCGGCCGCCTCCATGGCGCAGGCGTTCGGGTAGGTGCGCTGCCAGTCCACCGTGTCGCCGTCGTACATGCCCTTCGCGGTGACCGTGACGGGGTCGTGGATCAGCGGGCACAGGTGCGGGTCGCCGGGCAGATTGTCGAAGTCGCCCCCCGCCTCGTCCAGCGCGGCGCACGCCTCCGCCGCCTTCGGGTGGTGGCCCTGGGAGGTGGCCGGACACTGGAGGGCGATGCCGCGGATCCAGGTGTTCTCGCTGCCGGAGACGGTCAGGAAGAGGATGGATTCCGGCGAGTCGGCGTGCGCGGTCGGGGACATGAGCAGGGGTGCGGCCAGGGCGGCTGCTGTCAGCGAGGCGGCGGCCAGGCGCCCGGCGACGGTAGAGATGATCACGGTGGGGGTAACGAACCGCCGGTCACGAGGACACGAGCGGTGTTCCTTCCAGGTGGGGTGAACGGAAGGTTCCGGCATGCCGTTCGACCCGTCGGCGGCAGCTCGTGTCCGCAGGGCTGCCGCACTCCGCCCGTGCAGGACGGAAACTGCACGCCCGCGGAGCAGATCCTCATGGGCGTGGGCATCATCCCCGCACCACCGAGTTGATGCGGACATGGAAGCGGCCCCGATGGTCTCGCCACCGGAGCCGGCCCTTCCAGGGCGCCACACGTGAGAGTGTGCGTCCTTGCTCCCAGAATACACCGCAAATCGGTCTATAGCGGATTCTTTTTCCGTCTATTCCGTGCTGCCGTGCCACTGCCCCTCGACGCGGAACCACAGGTCCGGCGCGTACACCGCATGGACGACCGGCGCTTCTCCCCTCGCCACCTGCAGGATCCTCAAGGCGCCGCTGGGGAGCAGGTCGTACTCGTAGACCATCGCGGAGTCGCCCTCCGTGACGTCCGCGTACGAGATGTCCGCCACCCCGCGCTCCGCGTATTCCTTGGGAGGACGATCCTCGACCAACTTGACGAAAACACCCATACTTTGACGATAGGACCGCTGAAGCCGTCGCGCTCGCCGGACGTCACGACCGAGGAGCCGGGAGCGGTCAGTGCTGCTCGGCCGGCGTGATGTTCTGGTTGGCGTGGAAGAAGTTGTCCGGGTCGTAGGCGTGCTTGATCTTCGCGAGCCTGTCGTAGTGACCGCGGTAGGTGGCCTTCACCCGGTCCGGCGTCTCACCCGCGCCCATGAAGTTCACGTACGCGCCACCCATCGAGTGCGGATGCAGCTCCTCCCAGTAGTCCACGCACCACTGCCTGAGCTTCTCGGCGCTGTCCGGGTCCGGGTCGATGCCCGCGATGACACCGGACCAGACCGCGTCCCGGTAGGCCCATGCCGTGTCGTCGGGGCCGAGTCGGTGGGCGGCTCCGTCGACCGGGTACAGATGCATGGTCGACAGATCGGTGGGGAGGTTCTCGGCGTACTTGGTGTGTACGTCGATGGCGCCGTCCGTGATCCGGTCGAAGAGGTTGCCGCGCCAGTACCACTGCAGACCGGCCGGGAGTAGTTCGTCGAACATGCCCTGCAGTGCGGGGTACGGCATCGGTGCCGTGAAGTGGAAGGCCGGCGGACCCGGTTCGTTCACGACCTTGAGGGTCTCTTCGAGGAGTTCGGGGTCGCCGGTCCAGCACCAGACGACGCCGCACACCTTCTGGCTGTGCAGCTCCTCCGGGAACGGCGGTCCGGGCGGCACGCTGAGCGCCGCGAAGAAGCCGTTCAGCTTCTCGGGCGCCTGCGGCAGGAAGTCCCGGTACCACTCGAGGACTTCGCGGGTCCGGTCGACCGGCCACACGGTGATCGCCACACCCACGGTGTCCACCGGGTGCAGCCGGAAGCTGAACGAGGTGACGACGCCGAAGTTCCCGCCGCCGCCACGCAGCGCCCAGAACAGGTCGGCGTTCTCGCTCTCGTTCGCGGTGACGAAGCTGCCGTCGGCCAGTACGACGTCCGCCGCGAGCAGATTGTCCACCGTCAGGCCGTAGCTGCGGGTGAGATGACCGTGGCCGCCACCGAGGGTGAGGCCGCCGATGCCCGTGGTGGACTGGATCCCGGCCGGGGTGGCCAGCCCGAAGCCGTGGGCGGCGTGGTCGAGGTCGGCGAGCCTGCTGCCGCCGCCGACGCGGGCGGTCCGGGTGCTCGGATCGATGTGCGCCCAGCGCATCGGCGACAGGTCGAGGGTGACGCCGTCGTCCACCAGGCAGAGTCCGCCACCGCTGTGTCCGCCGCCCCGGACGGCGAGTTCGAGACCTTCGTCGCGGATGAAGCGGACCGCGGCCATGACGTCCGCCGCGTCCGCGCACCGCACCACGGCAGCCGGACGCCGGTCGATCATGGCGTTGTAGATCGTGCGGGCCTCGCGGTACTCCGGGTCCTGCGGACCGATGACCGGGCCGCGCAGCGCGGTTCGCATCGCTTCGAGAGTGGTGCCGTCCATGGTCGTCTCCTTGTCGGGCGCGCGGACCGCCGATGCATCCACGCTCCCGCCGGGCGGGGGGCGGTGCAATCGCGCAGGGCCGCGCAAAGAGCGACATGCGGTGTCGGGGAGCGGTGGGCGCCGGGCGCCGGCGGGCGCACCATGAAGCCATGGATGGAGGGCCAGGGCCTTTTGCCGGCGACATCAGCCCATCGGCGCGCCTCGCCGGGCCCGGCGAGGGAATCAGCCCGGAGGAACTCGCGCTCGCGGCCCGCAACCACGGACTGCCGCTGGAGGCGCTGCGCTACGACCTCACCCCGCCCGGACTGCACTACGTACTGGTCCACTACGACATCCCGTACGTCCCCGACATCTCCGGCGCGCGCTCCCACGGCTGGCAGCTCACCGTGCACGGCCGGGTCCGCAGACCGCTGGCACTGGACGTGGCGGCCCTGCGGTCGTTCCCGGCCGTCACCCTCCGCGTCACGATGGAGTGTGCGGGCAACGGCCGGGCCCTGCTCGCACCGCGCCCGGTCAGTCAGCCGTGGCTGGTCGAGGCGGTCGGTACGGCGGAGTGGACCGGGGTGCCGCTGCGGCTGCTGCTCGCCGAGGCCGGAGTCGAGCCGGACGCCGTCGAGGTTGTCTTCTGCGGGGCCGACCACGGGGTCGAGCGGGGCGTCGAGCAGGACTACCGGCGGAGCCTGCCGCTGGAGGTGGCCACCGGAGACGACCCGGAAGTGCTGGTGGCGTACCGGATGAACGGCGGGCCACTGCCGCCGCAGCACGGCCATCCGCTACGGCTGGTGGTGCCCGGCTGGTACGGCATGGCGCATGTGAAGTGGCTCCGCGAGATCCGGCTCACCGGCACCCCGTTCACCGGTTTCCAGCAGGCGACGGCCTACCGCTACCGCCAGGAGCCCGGTGATCCGGGCCAGCCCGTCACCCGTATGGCCCCGCGGGCGCTGATGATCCCGCCGGGGTACCCGGACTTCATGTCCAGGATCCGTTTCGTACGCCCCGGCCGCGTGCTGCTGGAAGGAAGGGCCTGGTCAGGGTGGCCGCCGGTCACCCGGGTCGAGGTGACCACGGACGACTGCCGTTCCTGGTACGACGCCGAACTCACCCCGCCGGACAGGAGCGGGGCCCACCTCTGGGCCTGGCAACGGTGGCAGTCGTTCTGGATAGCCACGCCCGGAGACCATGTCCTCGCCGCCCGCGCCACCGATGCGGCGGGCCGGGTCCAGCCCCTGACCCAGCCGTGGAACCGCGGCGGCTTCGGCAACAACCGCATCCAGCGGATCCCGGTCCATTGCGGGCCGGGACGGCTGGGATGAGGAGTACGCCCCCGGGGGCCGGAGGGGCGATGCGGCTCAGATGAGGAGCTTCGTCTTCGCCTGCCGGAACTCCTCTTCCGTGATGGCGCCCCGGTCCTTGAGGTCCGCGAGTTTCGCCAGCTCCTCGACGCTGCCGCGGCTCTTCGGTGCACCGCCACCCGTGTCACCGGGGCCTGCGGCCTCGCGTACGTACGCCTTGAAGGCGGCTTCTCTCTCCTGGGCCTCCTTGAGGTCGCGCTTCCCCATGGATTTGCCGCGCGCGATCACATAGATGAGGACGCCGAGATACGGCAGCACCAGGGCCAGGATCAGCCAGCCCGCTTTGGCCCAGCCGCCCAGGTCGTCGCTGCGGAAGATGTCCGCGATGACCTTGAAGAGGAGGAACAGCCACATGATCCAGAGGAAGAACCAGAGCATGGTCCAGAACAGATTGAGCAGGGGGTAGTCGTCCATGTTCGGCTCCCTGGTCGTCGCTGTGGCGCAGCGTCGAATGTCTGAATTCTGAATCAGTCATATCACCACATATAG harbors:
- the cbiE gene encoding precorrin-6y C5,15-methyltransferase (decarboxylating) subunit CbiE; the encoded protein is MIPAEPAIPPPPAPTVVGIGADGWAGLPESSRAVLLDAQAVIGGARQLDLLPPVCTGRRVPWPSPLRPAVAGLLAAHRGLRVAVLASGDPMFYGIGRALCEELGAANLRVLPHPSSVSYACARLGWPLEDTEVVTLVGRPTARLAAALHEGRRLLVLSAGAGTPGEVAVLLRERGFGPSPMRVLEQLGGEAEDCVTGTADGWAHPAGDPLNVIAVECRRDPDALRLGAVPGLPDGAYEHDGQLTKRHVRAATLGALAPAPGELLWDIGGGSGSIAVEWMRTHPSCRAVTVERDPVRAGRIARNADRLGVPALRVVTGRAPEALAGLPVPDAVFIGGGLTAPGLLDACWDALPPGGRLVANTVTLESEALLAERYRRHGGELVRLAVAHAVPVGGFTGWRQAMPVTQWSVCKPVGTSPIPSSPSSSGESR
- a CDS encoding SSI family serine proteinase inhibitor, with the protein product MIISTVAGRLAAASLTAAALAAPLLMSPTAHADSPESILFLTVSGSENTWIRGIALQCPATSQGHHPKAAEACAALDEAGGDFDNLPGDPHLCPLIHDPVTVTAKGMYDGDTVDWQRTYPNACAMEAAAGPVFEF
- a CDS encoding FAD-binding oxidoreductase gives rise to the protein MDGTTLEAMRTALRGPVIGPQDPEYREARTIYNAMIDRRPAAVVRCADAADVMAAVRFIRDEGLELAVRGGGHSGGGLCLVDDGVTLDLSPMRWAHIDPSTRTARVGGGSRLADLDHAAHGFGLATPAGIQSTTGIGGLTLGGGHGHLTRSYGLTVDNLLAADVVLADGSFVTANESENADLFWALRGGGGNFGVVTSFSFRLHPVDTVGVAITVWPVDRTREVLEWYRDFLPQAPEKLNGFFAALSVPPGPPFPEELHSQKVCGVVWCWTGDPELLEETLKVVNEPGPPAFHFTAPMPYPALQGMFDELLPAGLQWYWRGNLFDRITDGAIDVHTKYAENLPTDLSTMHLYPVDGAAHRLGPDDTAWAYRDAVWSGVIAGIDPDPDSAEKLRQWCVDYWEELHPHSMGGAYVNFMGAGETPDRVKATYRGHYDRLAKIKHAYDPDNFFHANQNITPAEQH
- a CDS encoding sulfite oxidase; this translates as MDGGPGPFAGDISPSARLAGPGEGISPEELALAARNHGLPLEALRYDLTPPGLHYVLVHYDIPYVPDISGARSHGWQLTVHGRVRRPLALDVAALRSFPAVTLRVTMECAGNGRALLAPRPVSQPWLVEAVGTAEWTGVPLRLLLAEAGVEPDAVEVVFCGADHGVERGVEQDYRRSLPLEVATGDDPEVLVAYRMNGGPLPPQHGHPLRLVVPGWYGMAHVKWLREIRLTGTPFTGFQQATAYRYRQEPGDPGQPVTRMAPRALMIPPGYPDFMSRIRFVRPGRVLLEGRAWSGWPPVTRVEVTTDDCRSWYDAELTPPDRSGAHLWAWQRWQSFWIATPGDHVLAARATDAAGRVQPLTQPWNRGGFGNNRIQRIPVHCGPGRLG
- a CDS encoding SHOCT domain-containing protein, with the translated sequence MDDYPLLNLFWTMLWFFLWIMWLFLLFKVIADIFRSDDLGGWAKAGWLILALVLPYLGVLIYVIARGKSMGKRDLKEAQEREAAFKAYVREAAGPGDTGGGAPKSRGSVEELAKLADLKDRGAITEEEFRQAKTKLLI